Genomic DNA from Halomonas sp. BDJS001:
GATGGCCGTACCGCATAGCACCGGGCCTCTGGTGCTCGATATGGCGATGTCTCAGTTTTCCTATGGGAAGCTACAGACGACTCAGTTGAAGGGCGAGCATTTGCCCGTTGACGGTGGTTTTGATGAGCGTGGAGCGTTGAGCCGTGATCCTGCGGCGATCGCTGCGACGCGTCGCTTGCTGCCGACCGGGTACTGGAAAGGCTCTGGGTTGGCGATTCTATTGGATGCGTTGGCGGCACTACTTGCTCAAGGACGCCCTAGCCATACCATTGATAAGGTTCAGCGCGGCAGTGGCGGCGGTTGTAGTCAGGTGTTTATGGTCTTTGACCCTGAACAACTCGGTGGTCGAGAAGCCTGCGATAGCATTGTCGAAGGTATCCAGACGCATCTGGCCGCTACTACGCCTGCCGAGCCGGGGCGTAGAGTGCGCTGGCCGGGCGAATCGACCGCCGACAAGCGATACGGAGAGGGGACGATTATGCTTGATGACATGCTCTGGCGTTCTGTTTGTGAGCTCGCTGGGGACTAGTTAAAGCCCTTTAACCTTCAACAGGTTTATAGAGCTTGGCTGCTACTTTGGTTTAAGTTTTGATGGTTCTGCTTGCACCCTATGAGCTGGATACTTATCTTTTAGGTTGTATGATGTATGACATAAGGTCGTTGGCTAACGAATGGTGACTGCTCACCCTGTGACCAACACATTTTAAAAGAGGGCGCAAAGTGACGTTTTCAAGAGAAGCTGTAACAAAAGCCATCGGCGATGGCCTGCTATCGTTCCCGATTACGGATTTCGATAGCCAAGGTCGTTTCGATGAAGCGAGCTACCGCAAGCGGCTTGAGTGGTTCATCAGCCACGAGATCTCGGCGGTCTTCGTCGCGGGTGGCACGGGGGAGTTTTTTAACCTGTCACTCGATGAGTATCGCGAGATTGTTCGCGTCGCTGTCGAAGTAATCGACGGTCGCTTGCCCGTCATTGCCAGCGCGGGCTTAAGCGTTGAAGCCGGAAAGGCCTTTGCAAAAGCGGCCGAAGAATCGGGCGCTGATGGCATTCTGCTGATGCCGCCGTACCTTACCGAGTGCCCGCAGGATGGCCTGGTGGAGTATGCCCGTCAGATTTGTGATGCCACCGCCGTCAACGTGATTTATTACAACCGCGGCAACGGCATTTTAAACGCCTCCTCGGTTCAGCAGTTGGCCGACCATTGCCCTAACTTGGTGGGGCTAAAAGATGGCAAAGGCGATATTCAGGCGCTCAACAAAATTGTCAAAACCGTCGGTGACCGTTTGGTCTATATCGGCGGCGTGCCTACAGCTGAAATTTTTGCCGAGGCTTATGTCTCCATTGGCGTGAACACCTACTCGTCGGCCGTGTTCAACTTTGTGCCGGAAATGGCGGTGAAATTCTACAAGGAGCTGCGTAAGGGCAATAAAGAGGTCGTCAAACAGATCACTAACGACTTTTTTATTCCCTTCGTGGATCTCCGGGATCGAAAAGCGGGCTATGCCGTTAGCCTGATCAAAGCAGGCGCTGACATTGTTGGCCGTCCCGCCGGCAGTGTTCGCGCGCCGCTGTCAATGCCAACCCAGGCGGAATGTCAGGAGCTTAAAAAGCTGATCGATCGCGTTAAATAGTAATAAAGCGCCAACTCACTAAGTCATTAAACCACTGAGCTATAACAATTTAACAACGAGCGAAAGAGGTGAAAGTATGATCGTTTCTAAAAAAATAATGACAAGTGTTGGATCCGCAGCGCTGATGGCAACGTTGAGCATCAGCGCTGGTGTGGCAATGGCCCAGGATGGCCCGTTGCGGGGTAATATTCGCGTGGTCATCGGCTCAACGTCCACCGGCGGCGACACTTATCAAAACTCTACCATTGTGGTGGATCAACTAGCTGAAAAGCTGGATCTCAACATGAAGGTGGACGCGGTAGGCGCAAGCTCTGCTTTTCGCACCCTCGACCGGGACTCTCGCGGCAATACGTTGATGATCTTCCACGATCAGTCCTACCTTGGTCATCTGTATGGTGTAGAAGGTTACGACGATATTTTTGAGAAATATACCGTTGGCCCAACCCTTGCTATCAACCCCGGCAATGCCTATCTGGTGCCTAAAGATTCGCCCTACGAGACCCTTGACGACATCATCGCTGCAGTAGGCAGTGGCGAGACCGTGCGTGTGGCGATCCAGCCGGGCGGCGTCTCTGAGATTGGTTTCAGTGCGCTGAAGAATGCCATCGCCATTGAGCATCCCGGACAGGAGGATAACCTGGTAGCTGTTAACACCGGCTCCCAATCCGACAAGAACCAGCAACTGTTTGACGGTCAAGCCGACGTGATTAATGGCACCGTGCAGGCTAACGAGCAGTACACGCGGTTACCTGAAGATGACCAGAAAGCAATGCGTTTTGTCTGGTTAACGGCCCGTCAAGACACTATTGAACAGGCGCCGGAAGAGGGGCTTGGGCAGACATCTCGTGAGCAGTTGCTGGAGTATGTAGAGCCGAACGTGCACGTCACCATGGGAGACGACGAGAGCTTCACGTTCGATAAGGAGTTCTTCTTCCTCTACAACAAAGACATGGATCCGGCGATTGTTGAGCAAATCGATGAAGCGCTAGCGGAGATCTACGAAGAGGGTGAAATACAGGAAATTCAGAAAAACGCCTTCTTTATCCCCAACTTCAAGCCTTCTGATGAAGCCTCTGAGTATCTTGCCGATAAAATGGCTCGCTACGAAGAAATCATCAGCAACATCCAGTAACGGGTATGACACTCGCTGCGTGGGCGGCGGGTGTCTCACCTATGCATGAGTCGCTATAGAACCGCTATAGAAAGAACAATAGTCAGCAGGGTATCTGCTGCTAATGCCCGGAGCTGTTATGGAATCAGGTCTTTCAAGTCTGCTCAGTGTCTCTATCGATTTCGAGACCTCCCACCTGTTCTTCCCGAGGATTATCCATTGGATCATGGCAGGTCTGTTTGCCCTGATTCTGGTGACGAAGGTAGCTCCCTTCATGGCATCTGTGAAACGGGGAGAGCGCACCATGCCCATTTTGGGTGAGGCCAGGGATAATTTCCGCTTCTTTGGCACGCTCGTTTTGATCGCAGCGTATTTTTACTTCATGGCCGTGGTGGGCGATATGTTCCCTTACACAGGCTATGGCTTCCTGCTGGTTTCGATGGTTTTCGTTCTCCTGATGTCACTGCTCTATCTGCATGACTGGACGAAAAAGGCGCTTACCATCGTCGTGGTCAATGCCATCGTCGCCCCTAGTCTGGCCTGGTTCGTTCTCGCCAAGCTGTTCACTATCACCTTACCGTGACCGGAGCGAGTGCCACCATGGAATTCCTCTCCCTTCTCGATATAACCTTCTTTTTACTCGCCGGGTTCGGTGCTCTGGTCGGCATCATCTTCGGTGCTATCCCCGGCATGACCGCCACCATGGCAGTCGCTGTTTGCCTGCCGCTGACTTACGCCCTTGGTTTACATCATGGCTTAGCGCTGCTGCTTGGCCTCTATGTGGGCGGTATATCTGGCGGGATGGTACCCGCTGTGCTGCTCAATATTCCCGGTACCCCCTCTTCCATTACTACCACCTTTGATGGCTACCCAATGGCTCAAAAGGGTGAGGGTGAGAAAGCACTGAAAATATGCGTCATCGCTTCAGTGATCGGCGGCCTTGTTAGCGCCGCTATCCTCTTCCTGTTTGCGCCTCTGCTGGCCGATTTCTCGATCAAGTTCTCCTATGTAGAGAAGTTTTTGATCATTTTGTTAGCGCTGAGTGTCATTGCTTCGCTCTCTAGCAGCATGCTGATCGGCATCTTTAGCGGCGTCATCGGTATCTGGCTGAGCTTGATTGGTGACTACAGCATCTCTGACGGCGGCAATGGCAAAACCCGGCTGATGTTCGACTTCATGGAACCCTACTTATTTGAAGGGTTTTCCCTGCTGCCGGTGCTGATCGGGGTGTTTGGTATCTCCACGATTCTGCTTGAGGCGGAAAAGGGGGCGAAGAGTGATTTAGCTAACCAGCGCATCAAACTCAGCAAGGGAGCAGGCTTTTCACTTTCGATCTTTAACGGTCGCCTGACTAACCTGGTGCGTTCGTCCTTTATTGGCACCTTCGTTGGCATGTTGCCTGGGGTCGGTGGCAGTGCCGCCTCCGTGCTGGCGTATACCCAAGAGAAAAACTTAACCCGTGATTCATCGCAAATGGGTAAAGGGGCGCCTCAGGGGCTTATTGCCTCGGAGTCCGCCAATAATGCGTTGACCGGTGGGGCTTTGATTCCACTGCTATCGCTAGGTATTCCTGGCGACTCGACGACGGCTGTGTTGATCGGTGCGTTCACCCTGCAGGGCATCCAGGTAGGGCCGCTATTTATTCCTGAGAATACCGAGACCTGGTACGTCATGATGACGGCTTTGGTGTTCGCCAATATCGTGATGTTCTTCTTAATGTTCTATGCCATTAAGTACATCGCCAAAGTGGTGATGGTGCCAAAGCATATTCTCTTCCCCATCATTGTGATGATGTGTGTAGTGGGGGCCTATGCCATCAACTACGGAATTATGTTTGACGTCTGGACGCTGCTTATTTTCGGCATTTTAGGCTACCTGGTGCAGAAAATTGGTTTGGAAGTGGCCCCGCTCATTATTGGCTTTATCTTGGGCAGCCAAGCCGAGGTCTACTTCGTCAAGAGCCTGGAGTCGTTCGGCACTTTCTCGATCTTTTTCACCAAGAGTCCCATCGCCATGGTGCTGTGGGGGTTGATTGTCGCCTCGGTAATGTTCGCCATCGTCATGGGCTTCAAATCCCGCGCCAGGCAAAAAATGGAGCTGACCCAGGTAACTGGCAGTACACGCACAGCCTCAGGAAAGGGTCATGAAACAGATAACGACTAATACGCGCGTGATTCGCATACACCCCAACGATAATGTCGCCATCGTGGTTGAGCCGGGCGGTCTCGCTGAGGGTGCCGTCATTGAGGGAGAAGTTACCACCACAATGGCTGTCCCCCAGGGGCATAAGGTGGCCCTTGTCGATCTGGCGGAGGGGGAGCGCATCATTCGCTACGGTGAAGTGATCGGTACGGCGGCCACGCCTATTCCCCGAGGTGGCCACGTCAGCGAGACCAACTTGCACATGCCAACACCACCGCCGCTTGCGGATCTACCGCTGGCGACCCGGCCAGCACCGAAAACCGAGCCGCTTGAAGGGTATACCTTCGAGGGCTTTCGTAATCCTGACGGCAGTGTGGGCACCAAAAATGTACTGGGTATCACCACCAGCGTGCAGTGTGTCTCTGGTACCGTCGACTTCGTCGTGCAGCGGATCAAACGCGAGCTGCTGCCGCGATTTCCCAACGTGGATGATGTGGTGGGGCTTAATCACTCATATGGTTGTGGGGTCGCCATTAATGCGCCTGCGGCTATTGTGCCCATTCGAACGCTTAAAAATATCGCCCTGAATCCCAACTTCGGCAACGAGATAATGATCATCGGTTTGGGGTGCGAGAAGCTGCAACCCTCGACACTGCTTTCTGATCGACCGGTGAAAATTTATGAAAACACCGAGGCAGCTGACCCGGACGCCAACTTACTGAGTCTTCAGGATGACTCTTTTCAGGGCTTCGGCGAGATGGTCGAGGGTATTTTGGCCATGGCCGAACGACACCTTGAGCGACTCAATCGACGCCAGCGTGAAACCTGCCCGGCGTCCGAGCTCGTCGTCGGCATGCAGTGTGGCGGCAGCGATGCCTTTTCGGGGGTGACGGCTAACCCCGCTGTGGGCTTTGCAACCGACTTGATCGTGCGGGCGGGGGGCAGTGTGATGTTCTCAGAGGTTACCGAGGTGCGCGACGCTATCCATCTGTTAACCCCGCGCGCCATTGACGAAGCGGTGGGGAGGGCACTGATTGAGCAGATGGCGTGGTACGACAACTACCTGGCTCAAGGCCAAGCGGATCGTAGCGCCAACACCTCACCGGGCAACAAGAAAGGGGGGCTTTCCAATATCGTTGAGAAGGCGCTGGGCTCGGTGATCAAGTCTGGCAACTCGCCGATTGTCGATGTTATAGGCCCAGGTGAAAGGCTGCGCCGTAAGGGGCTCTCCTTTGCCGCCACCCCGGCCAGCGATTTCATCTGTGGCACGCTCCAGCTAGCTGCGGGGATGAATCTGCAGGTATTCACCACAGGTCGGGGTACCCCGTATGGTCTGTCTATGGTGCCGGTGTTGAAAGTTTCCACCAACTCAGCGCTGGGAAAACGCTGGCACGACATCATTGATCTTGATGCGGGGCGGATTGCCACTGGCGAGGCCAGCATTGAAGAGGTGGGCTGGGAGCTTTTCCATCTCATTCTTGAGGTGGCCAGTGGCCGACAACAGGCCGCTGCCGACCGACTGGGAATTCATAACGATTTGGTGCTGTTTAATCCTGCGCCAGTGACTTGATCACCTGAATAAAGTTTCAACTTGGGTCAATAATAAGTAGAGGTTTACGAGATATGTTTCCAAAGATTAAATCAATGAAAGTGGTGCCTGTCGCTGGTTACGACGGTTTCTTATTAAATCTCAGTGGCGGTCACGCCCCCTGGTTTATCCGCTGTGTAGTTATCCTTGAGGATGATGCAGGTAATCAGGGCGTTGGTGAGATTCCTTCCAGTGGTGGCATTCTTAACGGGCTGGAGCAGTGCCGTGAGCTGGTGGAAGGCTCGCCGATCAATAACATCAAACACACCCTCAATCAGGTTCGCCTGCGATTAGCCCAGAACGGACGCGAGGAGCGGGGCAGGCAGACGTTTGATTTGCGCGTAGCGGTACACGTGATCACCGGAATTGAGTCGGCGCTGTTAGACCTCTATGGGCAGGCACTACAGTTACCCGTCGCCGATCTGCTGGGTCAGTACGGCCGTCAGCGTGACGAAGTCGAGGCATTGGGGTATCTGTTTTTACTGGGTGACCCGGGCAAGACAGACCTGCCATACCCTAACGCGCATAACCCTCAAGATAGGTGGGACGAAATACGCTATCAAGAAGCGCTAACACCCGAGGCGGTGGCTAATTTAGCCAAAGCCGCCTATGAGCGCTATGGGTTTAAAGACTTTAAATTAAAAGGTGGTGTATTACGTGGCGAAGAGGAGGCCGATTGCATTCGCGCGCTCCATGAAGCATTCCCCGATGCGCGACTAACGCTTGATCCCAATGGTGCCTGGAAGCTCGATGAAGCGGTGCGCGTGCTGGAGCCCATCAAACACCTGCTCAGCTACGCCGAAGACCCCTGTGGCCAGGAAGAGAGCTACTCCGGTCGTGAAACAATGGCCGAGTTTAAAAAACGCACCGGCCTGCCTACCGCCACCAATATGATTGCGACAGATTTTAAACAGCTGCAGTACGCCGTTCAGCTAAATTCCGTCGATATACCGTTGGCAGATTGTCATTTCTGGACCATGCAAGGTGCTGTCAAAGTGGGTGAACTTTGCAACGAGTGGGGTATGACCTGGGGCTCTCACAGTAATAACCACTTCGATATTTCGCTCGCCATGATGACCCACGTTGCGGCGGCTTGTCCGGGTGAGATTACCGCCATTGACACCCACTGGATTTGGCAGGACGGGCAGCGTATCACGAAAGACCCTCTGCTCATCCGCGATGGCAAGCTCAAGGTTCCCACGACGCCAGGGCTGGGAGTTGAGCTGGACGAAGAGAAGCTTATGGAGGCCCACACGCTTTATAAGTCGTTGGATACCACCCAGCGAAACGATGCCATGGCGATGCAGTTTTTGATTCCTGGGTGGGAGTTCGATCCTAAGTGTCCTGCTCTCGTTCGTTAAAGTGCTTTAACGATGACGATGGATTAAGCCAAACGTATTGCCGATAGAGTGATGTGGTCAACTGAGTAAATGCTCGACTTTGGTCTCATTTTTATATCTCTCTATTGTAGAGCTAACGAGAACACACTAAGTTTCAAGTTGTATGATGTATGACTTGATCATGAGAATAACTCTGCTGATAAGTTTTTAACCAAGGAGTACACAATGTACAAAAACAACAAAACCCTGTTAACCCTGACCGCTGCCGTCGCTTTATCCTCACTATCTGGCGTGGCGCTAGCTGACTACCCTGAGCGCGATATCCGCGTGATTGTGCCTTGGGGGGCCGGTGGGGGTACCGATGGAATCGTTCGTAAACTGACCACCATCGCTGAAGAAAGCCTCGATGTTTCCATGTATGCAGAAAACATCGAGGGTGGCGTGAGTGCCACCGGTATTGGCCAGCTTATGAGCGCCCGGCCTGACGGCTATACCATTGGCGCGTTAACCTACGACAGCCTAATTACCGTGCCCTGGCAGGCCATGCTGCCTAGTTACGATATGGATAAATTGAAGCTGATTGCGCGGGTGACTAGCGAGCCCGATGCTATTGTTGTTGACGCCGATTCCGACTACCAAACGATTCATGACCTTATCGAGGCGGCCAAGGAAAACCCTGGCGAGATTCGCGTTGCCATTCAGAATTTGGGTGGACGCGTTCATCTCGCGATCCTGCAGTTTCAAGAGTTGACCGATACGGAGTTCCGCATCGTCTCCTATCCTGGCGGAGCTGCACCCCAGAAAGAGGCCATTCTGTCCGACGAAGTCGATGTGGCCCTCACCAGCCTGGGGGATTTTTCCAATCTTCTGGAAGATGGCACCGTACGCGGTCTTGTTGAATTCTCCGATACGCAGAATCCTACCTATCCCGATGTGCCTACCACAGCTGACGAGGGGATCGATCTCCAGATTGGCAGCTTTATTGTGTTCGCCGCACCCGCAGACACCCCGGAAGAAGCCATTAACGCACTGGAAAGTGCTTACAAAACGGCGTACGACAGCGATGAATTTCAAGAGTGGGTGGCCAACGTCGGGGTAACGCCGAACTGGCTGGGTACCGATGAGGTGACTGCCTGGGCTGATGAGACGGCCGAGTCACTGTTCAGCGAAATGGATGCGCTGGTAGAAGCAGGCGTGATGTCCAAGTAATTCGCAGCTCAAAGCGCGTGGCGCCGGTTACCGGTGCCACAGCTATCTCAAGCAGAGGATTTTGAGTCAATGAACAACGTCGAACGCTTTAGAAGGTCGGCAGTACTTTTTCCTGCCTTCTTGCTGATATTGACCACGATCTACCTGGCGGAAGCCTTGAGCATACGCTCTCAGTTTGGTGGTGACACCCTTGTGGGGCCGCGCTTCATGCCTATCCTGATGGCGTTCATCATGTATGCAGCGCTGATAGTTGTAATCGTGGGAGAGTGGCGCAAAGAAGCAGAGGTGGCCACTGGTGGCTCTCTGCTAAGGCCACTGTTGATTGTGGTGGCGACAGGCATCTACATCGCCTTGTTTCGTCCCTTGGGTTACGTGCCCGCTACGCTGGGTTTCGTGGTAGCCCTCTTTCTTATCTTTGACTTCGAGAAACATCGGCCCGCCTTCTTTATCTTTTATGTGATCGCCGTTACAGCGCTCTTTTACGGACTATTTGCCGGTATTTTCGGAGTGCGTCTGCCTCCCCTGTTAGGAGGATTCTAATGGAGACCTTTGTTAGTTTCCTGGGCGGTTTTGAAGCATTGCTGAGTTGGGAAGTGCTTGGCTTCATGATTGCCGGTTTCTTGATTGGTACCTTTTTCGGTGCGATGCCAGGCCTCACATCAGTGCTAGCCATTGCGCTGTTGTTACCTATTACCTATACGATCGACGTAGTACCCGCGCTGGTCATGTGTGCCTCGATCTTTATGGCGGGGATGTACTCCGGCAGTATCACGGCCACGACCATCAATATTCCCGGTGCGCCGTCCTCAATGATGACCGCTGTGGAAGGCAACGCCTTGATGTTAAAAGGGCAGGGCGCCAATGCGCTGGGGCACGCGGCGCTGGGCTCGATGATCGGTGGGTCAATCGGTGCGTTACTGCTCATGGCGTTCATGCCCATTGCCGGTGAGCTGGCGCTGCTGATCCGCACCCCAGGGAAGTTCTCACTGGTGCTTTTTGCGTTGGTGGTGATCATCATTGTCGATAAGGGCGCTATCGCTAAGGGCATTGTCGCTACGACGCTGGGCATCATGCTGGCTACAGTAGGCATTGATGTACTCCAGCCGATTCCACGCTTCGAGTTTGGCACTGAACTGCTGGTCGAAGGTATCGGTTTAATGCCGGTGGTCATCGGTGCGTTTGCGGTCAGTGAACTACTGGTACAGGCGCAGAACTGGAACCTCTCTTTAGAGGGTACTCTGAAGCGGGCGAAAGGCTTAAAAATTCGTCGGCGCGATTTTATTCCGCCGTGGTCTGAAGTTCGTGAGGTGGGGTTCTTTACCTATATTAAGAGTGCTTTCATTGGCTATGCCATTGGTATTTTGCCCGGCGCGGGTGGCTCAATGGCGGCTTTTGTGGCCTATGCTGATGCCAAACGTGGTTCGAAGAAACCCGAAGAGTATGGCAACGGCAGTCGAGAAGGTATTGCAGCGGCTGAATCAGCAAATAACTCCATGTGCGGCGGTGCTTTTGTGCCGATGCTGATGTTCGGGATTCCGGGCGACCCAACCACGGCTATTGTACTTGGTGTTTTGGTTATCAATGGCTTACAGCCGGGGCCGCGTCTTATTGAGCAGCAGGCAGACCTGATTGCACCCATGTTTGCCTCGTTATTTGTAAGTGCTTTGATCCTCATACCGCTAACGCTGTTTCTGTTTGGGCCGTACTTTATTCGCATCGTCTCAATCTCTCGCGGTCTGCTCTACAGCTCCATTGCCGTGGTGGCGCTCGTTGGCAGCTACGTGGCCACTTACTCAATTTTTCAGATGTTCCTGGCGCTGATATTTGGCGTACTGGCCTTCTTCCTGCGAAAGCATAACTACTCGGTAG
This window encodes:
- a CDS encoding ABC transporter substrate-binding protein; amino-acid sequence: MIVSKKIMTSVGSAALMATLSISAGVAMAQDGPLRGNIRVVIGSTSTGGDTYQNSTIVVDQLAEKLDLNMKVDAVGASSAFRTLDRDSRGNTLMIFHDQSYLGHLYGVEGYDDIFEKYTVGPTLAINPGNAYLVPKDSPYETLDDIIAAVGSGETVRVAIQPGGVSEIGFSALKNAIAIEHPGQEDNLVAVNTGSQSDKNQQLFDGQADVINGTVQANEQYTRLPEDDQKAMRFVWLTARQDTIEQAPEEGLGQTSREQLLEYVEPNVHVTMGDDESFTFDKEFFFLYNKDMDPAIVEQIDEALAEIYEEGEIQEIQKNAFFIPNFKPSDEASEYLADKMARYEEIISNIQ
- a CDS encoding tripartite tricarboxylate transporter TctB family protein; amino-acid sequence: MNNVERFRRSAVLFPAFLLILTTIYLAEALSIRSQFGGDTLVGPRFMPILMAFIMYAALIVVIVGEWRKEAEVATGGSLLRPLLIVVATGIYIALFRPLGYVPATLGFVVALFLIFDFEKHRPAFFIFYVIAVTALFYGLFAGIFGVRLPPLLGGF
- a CDS encoding tripartite tricarboxylate transporter TctB family protein translates to MESGLSSLLSVSIDFETSHLFFPRIIHWIMAGLFALILVTKVAPFMASVKRGERTMPILGEARDNFRFFGTLVLIAAYFYFMAVVGDMFPYTGYGFLLVSMVFVLLMSLLYLHDWTKKALTIVVVNAIVAPSLAWFVLAKLFTITLP
- the garD gene encoding galactarate dehydratase is translated as MKQITTNTRVIRIHPNDNVAIVVEPGGLAEGAVIEGEVTTTMAVPQGHKVALVDLAEGERIIRYGEVIGTAATPIPRGGHVSETNLHMPTPPPLADLPLATRPAPKTEPLEGYTFEGFRNPDGSVGTKNVLGITTSVQCVSGTVDFVVQRIKRELLPRFPNVDDVVGLNHSYGCGVAINAPAAIVPIRTLKNIALNPNFGNEIMIIGLGCEKLQPSTLLSDRPVKIYENTEAADPDANLLSLQDDSFQGFGEMVEGILAMAERHLERLNRRQRETCPASELVVGMQCGGSDAFSGVTANPAVGFATDLIVRAGGSVMFSEVTEVRDAIHLLTPRAIDEAVGRALIEQMAWYDNYLAQGQADRSANTSPGNKKGGLSNIVEKALGSVIKSGNSPIVDVIGPGERLRRKGLSFAATPASDFICGTLQLAAGMNLQVFTTGRGTPYGLSMVPVLKVSTNSALGKRWHDIIDLDAGRIATGEASIEEVGWELFHLILEVASGRQQAAADRLGIHNDLVLFNPAPVT
- a CDS encoding enolase C-terminal domain-like protein codes for the protein MFPKIKSMKVVPVAGYDGFLLNLSGGHAPWFIRCVVILEDDAGNQGVGEIPSSGGILNGLEQCRELVEGSPINNIKHTLNQVRLRLAQNGREERGRQTFDLRVAVHVITGIESALLDLYGQALQLPVADLLGQYGRQRDEVEALGYLFLLGDPGKTDLPYPNAHNPQDRWDEIRYQEALTPEAVANLAKAAYERYGFKDFKLKGGVLRGEEEADCIRALHEAFPDARLTLDPNGAWKLDEAVRVLEPIKHLLSYAEDPCGQEESYSGRETMAEFKKRTGLPTATNMIATDFKQLQYAVQLNSVDIPLADCHFWTMQGAVKVGELCNEWGMTWGSHSNNHFDISLAMMTHVAAACPGEITAIDTHWIWQDGQRITKDPLLIRDGKLKVPTTPGLGVELDEEKLMEAHTLYKSLDTTQRNDAMAMQFLIPGWEFDPKCPALVR
- a CDS encoding tripartite tricarboxylate transporter permease — encoded protein: MEFLSLLDITFFLLAGFGALVGIIFGAIPGMTATMAVAVCLPLTYALGLHHGLALLLGLYVGGISGGMVPAVLLNIPGTPSSITTTFDGYPMAQKGEGEKALKICVIASVIGGLVSAAILFLFAPLLADFSIKFSYVEKFLIILLALSVIASLSSSMLIGIFSGVIGIWLSLIGDYSISDGGNGKTRLMFDFMEPYLFEGFSLLPVLIGVFGISTILLEAEKGAKSDLANQRIKLSKGAGFSLSIFNGRLTNLVRSSFIGTFVGMLPGVGGSAASVLAYTQEKNLTRDSSQMGKGAPQGLIASESANNALTGGALIPLLSLGIPGDSTTAVLIGAFTLQGIQVGPLFIPENTETWYVMMTALVFANIVMFFLMFYAIKYIAKVVMVPKHILFPIIVMMCVVGAYAINYGIMFDVWTLLIFGILGYLVQKIGLEVAPLIIGFILGSQAEVYFVKSLESFGTFSIFFTKSPIAMVLWGLIVASVMFAIVMGFKSRARQKMELTQVTGSTRTASGKGHETDND
- a CDS encoding Bug family tripartite tricarboxylate transporter substrate binding protein; the encoded protein is MYKNNKTLLTLTAAVALSSLSGVALADYPERDIRVIVPWGAGGGTDGIVRKLTTIAEESLDVSMYAENIEGGVSATGIGQLMSARPDGYTIGALTYDSLITVPWQAMLPSYDMDKLKLIARVTSEPDAIVVDADSDYQTIHDLIEAAKENPGEIRVAIQNLGGRVHLAILQFQELTDTEFRIVSYPGGAAPQKEAILSDEVDVALTSLGDFSNLLEDGTVRGLVEFSDTQNPTYPDVPTTADEGIDLQIGSFIVFAAPADTPEEAINALESAYKTAYDSDEFQEWVANVGVTPNWLGTDEVTAWADETAESLFSEMDALVEAGVMSK
- the kdgD gene encoding 5-dehydro-4-deoxyglucarate dehydratase, translated to MTFSREAVTKAIGDGLLSFPITDFDSQGRFDEASYRKRLEWFISHEISAVFVAGGTGEFFNLSLDEYREIVRVAVEVIDGRLPVIASAGLSVEAGKAFAKAAEESGADGILLMPPYLTECPQDGLVEYARQICDATAVNVIYYNRGNGILNASSVQQLADHCPNLVGLKDGKGDIQALNKIVKTVGDRLVYIGGVPTAEIFAEAYVSIGVNTYSSAVFNFVPEMAVKFYKELRKGNKEVVKQITNDFFIPFVDLRDRKAGYAVSLIKAGADIVGRPAGSVRAPLSMPTQAECQELKKLIDRVK
- the yiaK gene encoding 3-dehydro-L-gulonate 2-dehydrogenase; this encodes MANIDFETLRSTIEKSLLKAGLKPADAETCARIHAESTRDGVHSHGIGRVPRFIEYVGKGWVDIDAKPSLVQRLGAIEVLDGGFGIGVVNALHATERAIALAREHGMGLVALRDTTHWMRGGSYGWHAVEQGFATIMWTNTESCMPAWGGASQSIGNNPLVMAVPHSTGPLVLDMAMSQFSYGKLQTTQLKGEHLPVDGGFDERGALSRDPAAIAATRRLLPTGYWKGSGLAILLDALAALLAQGRPSHTIDKVQRGSGGGCSQVFMVFDPEQLGGREACDSIVEGIQTHLAATTPAEPGRRVRWPGESTADKRYGEGTIMLDDMLWRSVCELAGD
- a CDS encoding tripartite tricarboxylate transporter permease, coding for METFVSFLGGFEALLSWEVLGFMIAGFLIGTFFGAMPGLTSVLAIALLLPITYTIDVVPALVMCASIFMAGMYSGSITATTINIPGAPSSMMTAVEGNALMLKGQGANALGHAALGSMIGGSIGALLLMAFMPIAGELALLIRTPGKFSLVLFALVVIIIVDKGAIAKGIVATTLGIMLATVGIDVLQPIPRFEFGTELLVEGIGLMPVVIGAFAVSELLVQAQNWNLSLEGTLKRAKGLKIRRRDFIPPWSEVREVGFFTYIKSAFIGYAIGILPGAGGSMAAFVAYADAKRGSKKPEEYGNGSREGIAAAESANNSMCGGAFVPMLMFGIPGDPTTAIVLGVLVINGLQPGPRLIEQQADLIAPMFASLFVSALILIPLTLFLFGPYFIRIVSISRGLLYSSIAVVALVGSYVATYSIFQMFLALIFGVLAFFLRKHNYSVVAMLLGFILGPDLEQYLRRSLSFNDGNPIVFLTSMDSLAFLALTVVFAYLILRKKPKLDAIP